A window of Natrinema salifodinae contains these coding sequences:
- a CDS encoding DUF7269 family protein: MSRRPPSGSSGPSGSSGDLLARFGSLDPERVATALVAGGALVAVGAVLLGGFVPSVRPLAWLLYPLAVLLPVFGVLIAAVACWWAWTGDRSAGTEMLEGPPPETAVTATEYAVGRETEQTLTDAADAWYGCRPDESVADVRGRLVENAVRVITTKQGLTAGEARQAVRSGTWTEDPVAAAFLAEESSQPPNERLRAAIDPGAAYYRRVHRSVAAIEALDGGEDGNGQDGRERRGTEPNRAGSKPADVEVAR, encoded by the coding sequence ATGAGTCGACGCCCGCCATCGGGGTCGTCGGGGCCGTCGGGATCGTCGGGAGACCTGCTCGCCCGATTCGGCTCGCTCGATCCGGAACGGGTCGCGACCGCGCTCGTCGCCGGCGGCGCCCTCGTTGCGGTCGGCGCGGTGTTGCTCGGCGGCTTCGTCCCCTCCGTTCGCCCGCTCGCCTGGCTCCTGTATCCGCTGGCGGTGTTGCTCCCCGTGTTCGGCGTCCTGATCGCGGCCGTTGCGTGCTGGTGGGCCTGGACGGGCGACCGGTCAGCCGGCACCGAAATGCTCGAGGGCCCGCCGCCGGAGACGGCCGTGACCGCCACGGAGTATGCGGTCGGGCGGGAGACGGAGCAGACGCTCACCGACGCCGCGGACGCCTGGTACGGCTGTCGGCCGGACGAGTCGGTCGCGGACGTTCGGGGACGGCTCGTCGAGAACGCGGTGCGCGTCATCACGACGAAACAGGGGCTCACGGCCGGCGAGGCCCGCCAGGCGGTTCGATCGGGGACGTGGACCGAGGACCCAGTCGCGGCCGCGTTCTTGGCGGAGGAGTCGTCCCAGCCCCCGAACGAGCGGCTGCGCGCGGCGATCGATCCCGGCGCGGCGTACTACCGCCGCGTCCACCGATCGGTCGCCGCGATCGAGGCGCTCGACGGTGGCGAAGACGGGAACGGACAAGACGGCAGAGAGCGGCGTGGAACGGAACCGAACCGCGCCGGATCGAAACCGGCCGACGTGGAGGTGGCTCGATGA
- a CDS encoding DUF58 domain-containing protein, translating to MTDRDIDRVGRGELAAAATLSIAGLGLAVGSQLLVAAATLPLWYVAAAVLGTREQAILRVRRELSSNSGDEDGRSATSDEITTGDPGDTITVRTTVQNAGSEPIVDLRAVDGVPEELPVVAGTPRTCVTLDPLETATIEYEVELRRGDHAFDDPTIRTRDLTGTVTETWSADAAGDDAVRCSPVVETVPLGGGTNDYAGEVPTDEGSSGVEFYSVREYEPGDPVGAIDWRRYASTRDLATVEHRAERATRIVCVVDARDSQHRAATTARPPAIELSADAAERTVAALVAAGHPTGVVGVHENRLTTVPPGTDPTTRRQTSRLLDAIRGSERLGYWSPFRTATTNSIADIDRTLPGEAQVYLFSSFVDDESVALVERLRAQGYAVRVVSPDVTADADDAATRLAALDRGTRLARARAAGAGVIDWDRDQPLGLVLRTALGEVSRR from the coding sequence ATGACCGATCGCGACATCGATCGAGTCGGACGGGGCGAACTCGCCGCCGCCGCGACGCTGTCGATCGCGGGTCTCGGGCTCGCCGTCGGGAGCCAACTCCTCGTCGCCGCCGCCACACTCCCGCTGTGGTACGTCGCCGCGGCCGTTCTAGGAACCCGCGAGCAAGCGATACTTCGCGTCCGGCGAGAGCTATCGAGTAACAGCGGCGACGAAGACGGTCGGAGCGCGACCTCGGACGAGATCACCACCGGCGACCCGGGCGATACCATCACCGTGCGGACAACCGTGCAAAACGCCGGCTCGGAGCCGATCGTCGACCTGCGCGCGGTCGACGGCGTCCCCGAGGAACTGCCAGTCGTCGCCGGCACGCCCCGGACGTGCGTCACCCTCGACCCGCTCGAGACGGCGACGATCGAATACGAGGTCGAACTCCGCCGCGGCGACCACGCGTTCGACGACCCTACGATCCGGACGCGCGATCTCACGGGGACGGTGACCGAGACCTGGTCGGCCGACGCGGCCGGCGACGACGCGGTCCGCTGTTCGCCGGTCGTCGAGACGGTTCCGCTCGGCGGCGGCACGAACGACTACGCGGGCGAGGTACCGACCGACGAGGGCAGCAGTGGCGTCGAGTTCTACTCCGTCCGCGAGTACGAGCCTGGCGACCCGGTCGGCGCGATCGACTGGCGACGGTACGCGAGCACGCGGGACCTGGCGACCGTCGAGCACCGCGCCGAGCGGGCGACGCGGATCGTCTGCGTCGTCGACGCCCGCGACAGTCAGCACCGAGCGGCGACGACGGCGCGGCCGCCCGCGATCGAACTGTCGGCCGACGCCGCCGAGCGAACGGTCGCGGCGCTGGTGGCCGCGGGTCATCCCACGGGGGTGGTCGGCGTCCACGAGAACAGGTTGACGACCGTCCCGCCGGGGACCGATCCCACGACACGACGGCAAACGTCGCGGCTGTTGGACGCGATTCGGGGATCCGAACGGCTCGGCTACTGGTCCCCGTTCCGGACGGCGACGACCAACTCCATCGCCGACATCGATCGGACGCTCCCTGGCGAGGCACAGGTGTACCTGTTCTCCTCGTTCGTCGACGACGAATCGGTCGCGCTCGTCGAGCGGCTCCGGGCGCAGGGGTACGCCGTCCGCGTCGTCTCGCCGGACGTCACGGCCGACGCCGACGACGCCGCGACGCGACTCGCGGCGCTCGACCGCGGGACCAGGCTCGCCCGGGCTCGCGCGGCCGGTGCCGGCGTGATCGACTGGGACCGCGATCAACCGCTGGGGCTCGTTCTCCGAACCGCGCTCGGGGAGGTGAGTCGCCGATGA
- a CDS encoding M48 family metallopeptidase, whose translation MSFRRRICAVLGVFVAVNAAFVLALLWAYGVLLPGIVGGTIVYFQHGTVGIDFLRLPVSWPTALLLVAAFLAAQLYYGYRRVLAGTRGADGDAEHAVARTVRRLAMIADVPEPAVRVVDDTEPSCYTVGRLTDATIVVTTGLVEALDAEELEAVLAHEIAHVANRDVTLMTITTLFVEIADRAYRGARLARRALADPDALSQSGRAALYWFLPLVALTYVFVAPILWVFPTIAAWATRTLSHAREFAADAAAARITGNPLALATALLTLAETTPTPATDLRTTGIRALCITPIEPVTGAETASPPRIRRPTDGEKRRERVTAWLEGATPAGPIGGGASETHPPVERRVRRLSELAADLATAGATGRQP comes from the coding sequence ATGAGCTTCCGCCGCCGCATCTGCGCCGTCCTCGGCGTGTTCGTCGCCGTCAACGCCGCGTTCGTCCTCGCCCTGCTGTGGGCCTACGGGGTCTTGCTGCCCGGCATCGTCGGCGGCACGATCGTCTACTTCCAACACGGGACCGTCGGGATCGACTTCCTCCGACTGCCGGTGTCGTGGCCGACGGCCCTCCTGCTGGTCGCCGCCTTCCTCGCGGCCCAACTCTACTACGGGTACAGACGCGTCCTCGCGGGGACCCGCGGCGCCGACGGCGACGCGGAGCACGCCGTCGCCCGCACCGTCCGCCGCCTGGCGATGATCGCCGACGTCCCGGAACCCGCCGTCCGCGTCGTCGATGACACGGAGCCGAGCTGTTACACCGTCGGCCGGCTGACCGACGCGACGATCGTCGTCACGACCGGCCTGGTCGAGGCCCTCGACGCCGAGGAACTCGAGGCGGTGCTGGCCCACGAGATCGCCCACGTCGCCAACCGCGACGTGACGCTGATGACGATCACGACGCTGTTCGTCGAGATCGCCGATCGCGCCTACCGCGGAGCGCGGCTCGCGCGCCGGGCCCTGGCCGACCCCGACGCGCTGTCACAAAGCGGCCGCGCGGCGCTGTATTGGTTCCTCCCGCTGGTCGCGCTGACGTACGTCTTCGTCGCGCCCATCCTGTGGGTGTTTCCGACGATCGCCGCCTGGGCGACCCGGACGCTCTCTCACGCCCGCGAGTTCGCCGCCGACGCCGCGGCCGCCCGGATCACCGGCAACCCGCTCGCGCTCGCGACCGCATTGCTGACGCTGGCCGAGACGACCCCTACGCCGGCGACGGACCTCCGGACGACCGGGATCCGCGCGCTGTGTATCACCCCGATCGAGCCCGTCACGGGGGCCGAGACCGCGTCGCCGCCCCGAATTCGGCGACCGACCGACGGCGAAAAACGGCGCGAGCGCGTGACCGCCTGGCTCGAGGGCGCGACGCCCGCGGGACCGATCGGCGGCGGGGCGTCCGAGACCCACCCGCCGGTCGAGCGGCGGGTCCGCCGGCTCAGCGAGCTAGCGGCCGACCTGGCGACGGCGGGAGCGACGGGGAGACAACCGTGA
- a CDS encoding DUF4129 domain-containing protein: MTRTRRLLFVAGCLCCLLAVASALPAADPRLDGPVDRGGEPVAGDWESIDDLPEFETEPPEDAAERESDSESPTADPDLEIDGEIEPGNEVTVRTERGVNRHFGHSDERTVAVNGENVTATDRFGDANVTVPYAEEMTVSVPADNQSRTVDVPTNATIEVHDAAAPAREIEISAAVGSTPVTDATVYRDGQAVATTDGDGDATVPLPESAGSVDLRVDRGPVAGERTVDIPEPTVRFVSPLLFPGSPAPVQVSADGSGVPNATVSLESGGSATTGDEGRALLWLPIDDGATVTAEVGTESATATVGNLYLRLTAIVVLVPGFCLGGLLTYARLVAASDRRRGAGIAGLFVALADLFAGVSDLIGDLFGALGGRIRSWSWPSLSISLPSPSVPGSAAGGFGIGFPALGAAIASFGGAVGSLPSLGSLVRSPTRPRESPLGDWFGTNDDEVDESETSPAEADPGGPGLAAEPLAPRSPRAEIRAAWHAFVDRLELGDRETATPGEVARRALAAGYPAALVARLVAIVREIEYGGREPSPNRVTDVRATASELLDIDPDEDPDPDSDADSNGEGST; encoded by the coding sequence GTGACGCGGACCCGCCGGCTCCTGTTCGTCGCCGGCTGCCTGTGCTGTCTGCTCGCGGTCGCCAGCGCGCTTCCCGCGGCCGACCCGCGGCTCGACGGGCCCGTCGACCGCGGCGGCGAGCCGGTCGCGGGCGACTGGGAATCGATCGACGATCTCCCCGAATTCGAGACAGAGCCGCCGGAGGACGCGGCCGAGCGCGAGAGCGACTCGGAATCCCCCACCGCCGACCCGGACCTCGAGATCGACGGCGAGATCGAACCCGGAAACGAGGTGACGGTCAGAACCGAGCGCGGCGTCAATCGGCATTTCGGCCATTCCGACGAGCGGACGGTCGCTGTCAACGGCGAAAACGTCACGGCGACCGATCGGTTCGGCGACGCCAACGTCACCGTACCCTACGCCGAAGAGATGACCGTCTCGGTGCCCGCCGACAACCAGTCGCGGACCGTCGACGTGCCGACGAACGCGACGATCGAAGTCCACGATGCGGCGGCGCCGGCCCGCGAGATCGAGATCTCGGCCGCCGTCGGATCGACCCCCGTGACCGACGCGACGGTGTACCGCGACGGCCAGGCCGTCGCGACGACCGATGGGGACGGCGACGCGACGGTGCCGCTGCCCGAATCGGCCGGTTCGGTCGACCTCCGCGTCGATCGCGGCCCGGTCGCGGGCGAGCGGACCGTCGACATCCCCGAACCGACGGTTCGATTCGTCTCTCCGCTGTTGTTCCCGGGTTCGCCCGCGCCCGTCCAGGTGTCGGCCGACGGGAGCGGCGTCCCGAACGCGACGGTCTCGCTCGAGAGCGGCGGGTCGGCGACGACCGGCGACGAGGGCCGGGCGCTGCTCTGGCTGCCGATCGACGACGGCGCGACCGTGACGGCCGAGGTCGGCACCGAATCCGCGACGGCGACCGTCGGGAACCTCTACCTCCGGCTGACGGCGATCGTCGTGCTCGTTCCGGGGTTCTGTCTCGGCGGCCTGCTGACCTACGCCCGCCTGGTCGCCGCCTCCGATCGACGGCGCGGCGCGGGAATCGCCGGGCTGTTCGTCGCGCTCGCGGACCTCTTCGCGGGCGTCTCGGACCTGATCGGGGACCTGTTCGGTGCGCTCGGCGGTCGCATCCGGTCCTGGAGCTGGCCGTCGCTTTCGATCTCGCTGCCGAGTCCCTCGGTCCCCGGGTCCGCCGCCGGCGGCTTCGGGATCGGGTTCCCCGCGCTCGGGGCGGCCATCGCCTCGTTCGGGGGCGCGGTCGGGTCGCTTCCGTCGCTGGGGTCGCTCGTCCGATCGCCGACCCGACCTCGCGAATCGCCGCTCGGCGACTGGTTCGGGACGAACGACGACGAGGTCGACGAGTCGGAGACGTCCCCGGCCGAAGCCGATCCGGGCGGGCCTGGCCTGGCGGCCGAGCCGCTCGCCCCCCGGAGCCCACGCGCGGAGATCCGTGCGGCCTGGCACGCGTTCGTGGATCGACTCGAGCTCGGCGATCGAGAGACGGCGACCCCCGGCGAGGTCGCCCGCCGCGCGCTCGCCGCCGGCTATCCGGCCGCCCTCGTCGCTCGGCTCGTCGCGATCGTCCGCGAGATCGAGTACGGCGGCCGCGAGCCGTCGCCGAATCGGGTGACGGACGTCCGGGCGACGGCGAGCGAGCTGCTCGATATCGACCCAGACGAGGATCCAGACCCGGATTCGGACGCTGATTCGAACGGGGAGGGATCGACATGA